One stretch of SAR202 cluster bacterium DNA includes these proteins:
- a CDS encoding type II/IV secretion system ATPase subunit, translated as MVKEREILKLPGKVFDTIRYGISWGLLSRKKSTNPEADINPIEAIDKLETQKNGSDSNSTNKISIKITNQSIEDNPRLFAKLPPALQSEAKSHKHLWAYLCAADLDTIGVPAYYEELTREVRNLPYKNLIYPVENAVFIHIVPDKEDSRDTYVAIEPSMDPEIEQLMGDVDDYLIDYVEDLKNENELPHQEVLLNCLEQICTTVGINSKNKILVTEEQYKALQYLMLRDKDGLGTIQPVISDPNIEDISCSGVGTLFLEHKVFGGLKAGIQFTSELELDQFVIKLSEKINRPVTVRDPIVDAVLPDGSRVNIVFGTDVSKRGSNFTIRKFNDVPISVLDLIDFGSINYEMLAYLSIMLGEGMNTFVSGETASGKTTLLNAISTFIPATSKIVSIEDTPELQVPHDNWTREVVRGSAGSSGTGAAVTMFDLLRAALRQRPNEIIIGEIRGAEGAIAFQAMQTGHACMATFHAATVEKLIQRMTGDPINVPKAYIDNLNLVVIQSAVKLPNGSLGRRCMSINEIVEYDPETNSFGFIEVFRWNPSNDTFEFPGYMNTALLEGTVAQRRGIPEKDSRLIYDEIEKRAEILKRLHERGIKNFYELNDTLAKAAREGLFK; from the coding sequence ATGGTTAAAGAAAGAGAAATATTAAAACTACCTGGAAAAGTTTTTGATACTATACGATATGGTATTAGTTGGGGACTTTTATCTCGAAAGAAATCTACTAATCCAGAAGCGGATATAAATCCTATTGAAGCAATTGATAAACTTGAAACACAAAAAAATGGTTCGGATTCAAATTCCACAAACAAAATATCAATAAAAATAACTAATCAATCAATAGAAGATAATCCAAGATTGTTTGCTAAACTTCCTCCTGCCCTACAATCCGAAGCAAAGTCACATAAACATTTATGGGCATACTTGTGTGCTGCTGACCTCGATACAATAGGTGTACCTGCATATTATGAAGAACTTACACGAGAAGTTAGAAATCTCCCATATAAGAATCTTATATATCCTGTAGAGAATGCCGTATTTATACATATAGTTCCTGATAAAGAAGATAGTAGAGATACATATGTAGCAATAGAACCTTCTATGGACCCAGAAATTGAACAACTTATGGGGGATGTAGATGACTATTTAATAGACTATGTTGAGGATTTAAAAAATGAAAATGAACTACCTCATCAGGAAGTATTACTTAATTGTTTAGAGCAAATATGTACGACAGTAGGCATTAATTCCAAAAACAAAATTCTTGTTACAGAGGAACAATACAAAGCATTACAATACCTCATGCTACGTGATAAAGACGGACTAGGCACAATTCAACCAGTAATATCAGATCCTAATATTGAAGATATTAGTTGCAGTGGTGTGGGCACTTTATTTCTTGAACACAAAGTATTCGGTGGGTTAAAAGCAGGCATACAATTTACCTCAGAATTAGAATTAGATCAATTTGTAATAAAACTTTCTGAAAAAATAAATCGCCCAGTTACTGTTAGAGATCCAATTGTTGACGCTGTACTACCTGATGGTTCTCGTGTAAATATCGTTTTTGGAACAGATGTTTCAAAACGAGGCAGTAATTTTACTATACGTAAATTTAACGATGTTCCAATCAGCGTTTTGGATCTTATAGATTTTGGGTCTATCAATTACGAAATGTTAGCATATTTATCAATAATGCTAGGTGAGGGCATGAACACATTTGTATCTGGGGAAACTGCATCTGGCAAAACCACCTTACTTAACGCAATCAGCACTTTCATTCCAGCAACTTCAAAAATAGTTAGCATTGAAGACACACCTGAACTACAGGTTCCGCACGACAATTGGACAAGAGAAGTAGTTAGAGGATCAGCAGGATCCTCTGGTACTGGTGCTGCGGTTACAATGTTTGATTTATTAAGAGCAGCTCTTCGACAAAGACCAAATGAAATAATTATCGGAGAAATACGTGGAGCAGAAGGAGCTATAGCCTTTCAAGCTATGCAGACTGGACATGCTTGTATGGCAACATTCCATGCTGCTACTGTAGAAAAACTCATTCAAAGAATGACAGGAGATCCAATAAATGTACCTAAAGCATATATAGATAACCTTAATCTTGTCGTTATTCAAAGTGCTGTAAAATTACCAAATGGATCATTGGGTCGAAGATGTATGAGTATAAATGAAATTGTTGAATACGATCCAGAAACTAATTCTTTTGGTTTTATTGAAGTATTTAGATGGAACCCTTCGAATGACACCTTTGAATTTCCTGGTTATATGAACACTGCGTTATTAGAAGGAACTGTTGCTCAACGTCGAGGTATCCCAGAAAAAGATAGCAGACTAATATACGATGAAATCGAAAAAAGAGCAGAAATTTTAAAAAGACTTCATGAACGTGGAATTAAAAACTTTTATGAATTGAATGATACTCTTGCAAAAGCAGCGAGAGAGGGATTATTTAAGTAG
- a CDS encoding tyrosine recombinase XerC, with product MNNEKIIEKYNKHLSYEKNLSDNTIRNYLSDLSVFASFLVEENFSKEQPFQDFAKFILNKKKQLFQTEYRKTIVSFLTWLVTKKTKNISRNSVIRNLASLRSFFRFCIEEKFMPEAPLWNSRSYSMKKIIPKKPQLLPEVLEQNEIESLLDNSKENEIDHKSLELEIRNLSILEILYGSGLRLSEVSNLNLNDIDMTKRTVTVIGKGNKQRQVPLSLKSIKILDEYVRNQRKLFAKRNSESALFLNKFGKRLSNRSIQNIVKSKAKIAGLPKRIHTHMIRHSFATHLLDGGADIRIVQMLLGHSSPDTTQIYTHVSTNQAKKIYLDSHPLANINK from the coding sequence ATGAATAATGAAAAAATCATTGAAAAATATAACAAACATTTAAGTTACGAAAAAAACTTATCTGATAATACAATAAGAAATTATTTATCAGATCTTTCAGTATTTGCAAGTTTTCTAGTTGAAGAAAACTTTTCCAAAGAACAACCATTTCAAGACTTCGCAAAATTTATTTTAAATAAAAAGAAGCAACTTTTCCAAACTGAATATCGTAAAACAATAGTTAGTTTCCTTACATGGCTAGTAACTAAAAAAACTAAAAATATTAGTCGTAATAGTGTAATAAGAAACTTAGCCAGCCTTCGTTCTTTTTTCAGATTTTGTATTGAAGAAAAATTCATGCCAGAAGCGCCATTGTGGAATAGTAGGTCTTATTCAATGAAAAAAATTATCCCCAAAAAACCCCAACTATTACCAGAAGTACTGGAACAGAATGAAATTGAATCCCTATTAGATAATTCAAAAGAAAATGAAATCGATCACAAGAGTTTAGAATTAGAAATAAGAAATTTGTCGATATTAGAAATTTTATATGGATCAGGTTTGCGACTATCTGAAGTATCAAATTTAAATCTAAATGATATCGATATGACAAAACGTACTGTTACGGTAATAGGAAAAGGAAATAAACAAAGACAAGTGCCACTATCATTAAAATCAATAAAGATTTTAGATGAATATGTACGAAATCAAAGAAAATTATTTGCTAAGAGAAACTCAGAATCTGCATTATTTCTTAATAAATTTGGAAAAAGATTATCAAATCGATCTATTCAAAATATTGTGAAATCAAAAGCAAAAATAGCAGGGCTTCCTAAAAGAATACACACTCATATGATACGGCATTCATTTGCAACCCATTTATTAGATGGAGGAGCAGATATTCGAATCGTTCAAATGCTTTTAGGCCATTCAAGCCCAGATACTACACAAATATACACTCATGTAAGTACAAACCAAGCAAAAAAAATATACTTAGATAGCCATCCTCTTGCGAATATCAACAAATAG
- a CDS encoding MaoC family dehydratase: MYAFMGDITMVEQEQNYLTPEILSQIGKEGEETIWPEPLDRSSLRRFIQATRDDNPLYYDEEYAKSSKYGSIIAPPFYFHRSFPSPLGVVEDAEKEEMRHRGLVDTPGFAKQVNAGSEIEWFGQIRIGDTLTGKTVVSNIEQKEGKSGPMIIITSDRIIKNQDGKLIAIVTNKSLRRQAEGTSLF; the protein is encoded by the coding sequence ATGTATGCATTTATGGGAGATATTACAATGGTTGAACAAGAGCAAAATTATTTAACTCCAGAAATTCTTAGCCAAATTGGTAAAGAAGGTGAAGAAACAATTTGGCCAGAACCTTTGGATAGGTCTTCATTAAGGCGTTTTATACAGGCAACTCGTGATGATAATCCATTGTACTATGATGAAGAATATGCTAAATCTTCAAAATATGGTTCAATAATCGCACCTCCTTTTTACTTTCATAGAAGTTTTCCAAGCCCTTTGGGTGTTGTAGAAGATGCAGAAAAAGAAGAAATGCGCCATAGAGGCCTTGTTGATACCCCAGGCTTTGCCAAACAAGTTAACGCAGGAAGTGAAATTGAATGGTTTGGCCAAATAAGAATTGGAGATACACTTACTGGCAAAACTGTTGTTTCAAATATTGAACAAAAAGAAGGTAAAAGTGGACCTATGATCATAATAACCTCAGACCGAATAATTAAAAATCAAGACGGGAAGCTAATAGCTATAGTTACAAATAAATCTCTACGAAGACAAGCTGAAGGCACCAGTTTATTCTAA
- the topA gene encoding type I DNA topoisomerase, producing the protein MTKNLVIVESPAKARTVSRYLGKDFQVEASVGHIRDLPSKEMAVDIDNNFTPSYVIMPGKKSIVQNLKKLARNAENIYLATDPDREGEAISWHILESISSSKTPPTQRVVFHEITEQGIKEAFNNPGDIDMQLVNAQQARRILDRVVGYQLSPLLQKKFTSGRKLGLSAGRVQSVALKIIVEREREISSFIPKEYWNVTINLSKSDSNKTKFDAKLNSEKINSEAEATELKQILNNSTYKVEKISVRNSSSKAPAPFTTSTLQQEASRRLRYTATRTMRIAQQLYEGINIGSEGETGLITYMRTDSITLSSIASSEITDFIKEIYGENYVSNTKHTVRKKAVAAQEAHEAIRPTSVLRTPDNLKNHLTREQLSLYTLIWRRTVASKMSNAINQITTVNILSEDTNKEQHKFICSGSIPQFDGFRILYENPDHDPENDTEENEESSKKLPKLSKDDDLKLNDVANEQKFTLPPARYTQATLVKKLEESGIGRPSTYASIMSTLEGRNYCTLVDGKYQTEQLGEAIVDQLNPYFPNIMDVEFTASMETNLDEIAKGNKEWISVLQDFYNPYSKLYAEAESTMPKVTVETPTGDYCPQCERPLVEKIGRNGKFIACSGFPECRYSKNIVNSTGIKCPICVKEDREGEIIERQQRKGQRRKFYGCSAWPNCNFISNAKPVEHTCPECNGLMVESTRDRIVCYDKDCAITLNSNELTTNLNNTT; encoded by the coding sequence ATGACAAAAAATTTAGTGATAGTTGAATCACCTGCAAAAGCACGAACTGTTAGCAGATATCTTGGAAAAGATTTTCAGGTTGAAGCGTCTGTCGGACATATTAGAGATTTACCATCAAAAGAAATGGCTGTGGATATAGATAATAATTTTACTCCCAGCTATGTAATTATGCCTGGGAAAAAATCTATCGTACAAAATCTCAAAAAATTAGCTCGTAATGCTGAAAATATTTATCTTGCTACAGACCCAGATAGAGAAGGCGAGGCAATATCATGGCATATACTTGAATCAATTTCATCCTCTAAAACTCCACCGACCCAAAGAGTTGTATTTCATGAAATAACAGAACAAGGAATAAAAGAAGCTTTTAATAATCCTGGAGACATTGATATGCAGTTAGTTAATGCTCAACAGGCTAGACGAATACTAGATAGGGTTGTTGGATATCAATTAAGCCCATTATTACAAAAAAAATTTACCAGTGGAAGAAAACTCGGACTCTCAGCTGGAAGAGTCCAATCAGTGGCTTTAAAAATCATTGTTGAACGTGAACGTGAAATTTCCTCCTTTATACCTAAGGAATATTGGAATGTTACTATTAATTTATCAAAATCAGATTCAAATAAAACTAAATTTGATGCAAAACTTAACTCTGAAAAAATTAATTCCGAAGCAGAAGCTACTGAATTAAAGCAAATACTTAATAATTCTACCTACAAGGTAGAAAAAATTTCTGTCCGAAATTCTTCCAGTAAAGCACCTGCACCATTTACAACTAGCACGCTACAACAAGAAGCCTCCAGAAGACTTAGATATACTGCAACAAGAACCATGAGAATTGCACAACAACTTTACGAAGGGATAAACATCGGTAGTGAAGGTGAGACTGGCCTGATAACCTACATGAGAACTGATTCAATCACACTTTCTTCCATTGCAAGTTCAGAAATAACTGATTTTATTAAAGAAATCTATGGTGAAAACTATGTTTCAAATACTAAACATACTGTTCGTAAAAAAGCTGTAGCAGCTCAGGAAGCACATGAAGCAATACGTCCAACTTCAGTACTAAGAACACCTGATAATTTAAAAAACCATCTAACAAGAGAGCAACTTTCTCTTTATACCTTAATTTGGCGAAGGACTGTTGCCAGCAAAATGTCTAATGCAATCAATCAAATTACTACTGTAAATATTCTTTCTGAAGATACAAATAAAGAACAACATAAATTTATTTGCTCAGGTAGTATTCCGCAATTTGATGGCTTCAGAATTTTATATGAAAACCCTGATCATGATCCCGAAAATGATACAGAAGAAAATGAAGAATCATCAAAAAAACTGCCCAAATTATCCAAAGATGATGATCTGAAATTAAACGATGTAGCTAACGAACAAAAATTCACGCTTCCACCTGCACGATATACACAGGCAACTTTAGTTAAAAAACTTGAAGAATCTGGTATAGGAAGGCCTAGTACCTATGCTTCAATAATGTCAACTCTTGAAGGAAGAAATTATTGTACTTTAGTCGATGGTAAATACCAAACAGAACAACTAGGTGAAGCTATAGTTGATCAACTAAATCCATACTTTCCCAATATAATGGATGTAGAATTTACAGCTTCTATGGAAACAAATCTTGATGAAATTGCAAAAGGGAATAAGGAATGGATTTCTGTTTTACAAGATTTTTACAATCCTTATAGTAAATTATACGCTGAAGCAGAATCTACTATGCCAAAAGTTACTGTAGAAACCCCAACAGGTGATTATTGTCCGCAGTGCGAGAGACCACTTGTTGAAAAAATAGGGAGAAACGGTAAATTTATCGCCTGTTCCGGATTCCCGGAATGTCGATATTCAAAAAATATTGTTAACAGCACCGGTATAAAATGTCCGATTTGCGTAAAAGAAGATCGGGAAGGTGAAATAATTGAAAGACAGCAGCGAAAAGGTCAACGAAGAAAGTTTTATGGTTGTAGCGCTTGGCCAAATTGTAACTTTATAAGCAACGCAAAACCAGTTGAGCATACATGCCCTGAATGTAATGGGCTAATGGTTGAATCAACAAGGGATCGAATAGTTTGTTATGATAAAGATTGTGCTATTACACTAAATTCAAATGAATTAACAACCAATCTAAATAACACAACGTAA
- the aroQ gene encoding type II 3-dehydroquinate dehydratase, with translation MNIAIINGPNLNNLGKRDNSIYGSKSLNEIEQLIIENFTDSSVSLSFYQSNAEGEIIDYIQKITDTTDAIIINPGGLTHYSISLRDCLSDFNGRIIEVHLSNIHARESFRRESLIADVCEGHISGLGWFGYLTAINYLLS, from the coding sequence ATGAATATAGCAATAATTAATGGTCCAAATCTGAATAACCTTGGTAAAAGAGATAATTCGATTTACGGATCAAAATCTTTAAATGAAATAGAACAATTAATAATAGAAAATTTTACTGATTCATCAGTTTCTTTATCTTTTTACCAATCAAATGCTGAGGGTGAAATAATAGATTATATTCAAAAAATAACAGATACTACTGATGCAATCATAATTAATCCGGGGGGATTAACTCACTATAGTATTTCACTAAGAGATTGTCTGTCTGATTTTAATGGCAGAATAATTGAGGTACATTTATCAAATATACATGCAAGAGAAAGTTTTCGTAGAGAATCTTTAATTGCCGATGTTTGCGAAGGACACATTTCGGGTCTAGGTTGGTTTGGCTATCTAACAGCAATAAATTATCTTCTATCTTAA
- a CDS encoding flagellar accessory protein FlaH translates to MTYNVEETEVEERNTISTGNIEIDRRIGGGIPYGTLMLIEGDDASGKSSITQQLFYGALKAGEDVVCYSTETTIQSLIPQMKSIGMDCTDYFIMNHLRIFPISTRGTDTNTDFMFDALANHIEKEQSARVLVIDSLTTYISSLGGEKIQDFFQKCKRLCDQGKVVICTVHSNAFDENALTRVRSICDAYLMLKVTRAGSALVKTLEVAKIKGAESTTGNISGFQVEPGLGVRLIPISRAKA, encoded by the coding sequence ATGACATATAATGTTGAAGAAACAGAAGTCGAAGAACGTAATACCATATCCACTGGTAATATAGAAATCGATCGTCGTATTGGTGGTGGAATTCCCTACGGAACATTAATGCTTATTGAGGGTGACGACGCATCAGGAAAAAGTAGCATAACTCAACAATTGTTTTATGGTGCACTAAAAGCTGGTGAGGATGTTGTCTGTTACAGTACAGAGACTACTATACAAAGTCTGATACCTCAAATGAAAAGTATTGGTATGGATTGCACAGATTATTTTATTATGAATCATTTGCGTATATTTCCGATATCAACTCGTGGAACTGACACTAATACTGATTTTATGTTTGATGCATTAGCAAATCATATTGAAAAAGAGCAATCTGCCCGAGTTTTAGTTATTGACTCATTGACGACATATATTTCAAGCCTTGGTGGGGAAAAAATTCAAGATTTTTTCCAAAAATGTAAACGATTATGTGACCAAGGAAAAGTAGTAATTTGCACAGTTCATAGCAATGCATTCGATGAAAATGCTTTAACACGAGTGCGGTCAATTTGTGATGCATATCTAATGTTAAAAGTAACTCGCGCAGGATCAGCTCTTGTTAAAACCCTGGAAGTTGCAAAAATTAAAGGTGCAGAAAGTACTACAGGTAATATTAGTGGTTTCCAAGTGGAACCGGGTCTAGGTGTAAGGTTAATCCCAATATCTCGAGCCAAAGCATAA